DNA from Prevotella melaninogenica:
TTAGATTTGGGTAAATGACTTTAATGTATTATCTTTGCATAAGAGAAATAAAGTATTATCTAAATCATATTAACAAAATGGACAATAACAATCAGAATCAAGAGGGACAGCAGTTGCAGATTGATCTCTCACCAGAAATCGCTAAAGGTGTTTATACAAACTTCCAAATAATCTCTCATTCAAGTTCAGAGTTTGTACTTGACTTTGCTACGCTTCTTCCAGGTGTACCAAAGGCAACCGTAACAAGTCGTGTTATTATTGCTCCTGAACACGCATTGCGTCTCCTTGCAGCGTTGCAGGACAATGTAGTTCGCTATGAAAAAGAGTTTGGTAAGATTGATCGCCACGAGCCAGAGCAGGAACCACGTACGATTGCTCCATTCGGTCCTGGTAAGGTTGATGCATAAGCATCTCTTTAAAGAATAAATTATGAAGCCGTTCGAGCAATCGGGCGGCTTTCGTTTTTTTGATAATCTCGAGAGATATAGAATGTGCAGTTATCGAATTACTTGTATCTATAGCAATGGTAGGAAATCTGTTCGTCGACCATTTGGGCGTAATGGATTTAACCTCGAAAAGCATATTTATAAATAAAGATACCAACAAGAGGTGTGAAAGCAAGGCTTAGTCCTATAAATGTGAAGCACGATAGCCAGCCCCAATCTCTCCACTTTATGACAAAGGGCATAAGTACAAGTGTAATAATGAGATCTATAAATATCCACATAATAAGAATTGCTTTTGAAAGACAAAGATAAATAAAAATGCTGTAAAAACAAAGCGTTGCAGATAATTATTTTGAAAAATTATTACATAATCTCGGATAAAACATCTACAAATAACGGCAAAAATATATGTAAAAGATAAGTTTGTAACCAATGGTAAATCAGTCAGTTATGATTCTGTGTAAGAAAAGGTGCTTAATTGGACTTCAAAAGGGCGTTAGTAAGACCTCTAAAGGGCATCTTTTGTAAGTCAATTAGGCGTCTTTTAGCAACCAAAAGAGCATGTATTGGTTTTGAGTTGTATGAAAATAGTTTACAAGTATTGGTTGATATGGGAATAAGTAGTCTCGCAGAAGACGGAAATATATCAATAATAAAACAAAATGTCATGAGGCTCTATTGGTTGATTTGACTTTAATGGAAGAGCCTAAAGAAAGTTCTGTTAGTAGTGTTATTTTGAGGTGGAAATCTAATAGGTTTAGAGTAAAACTTTTGTAGTTAGATTTGGACAAATAACTTTAATGTATTATCTTTGCGTAAAAGAAGAAAGTATTTATTGCTCCTGAGCACGCATTGCGTCTCCTTGCAGCTTTGCAGGACAATGTAGTACGCTACGAGAAAGAGTTTGGTAAGATTGACCGCCACGAACCAAAAGAGCAGGGACCACGCACCATCGCTCCATTTGGCAATGGTAAGGTTGAAGCATAAGCAATCCCTTTAAGATTAAAATACTTGAAAGTCGCCTCCATATTGGGGGCGACTTTCTGTTTCAGAGGGGGCTTGTAAGCATGTTACAAGGTCACTACTTTGGTTAAGCTATTGCGCTTTCACGTATAAGTTTGTGTATTGGTAGTAAGCCTGCGCCTTGCGGATGAGTTCTTGATTCATCTGCTTTGTAGGTTGCTCTTCAAATGTACCATCGTGTAATGGACGAACGATGTATTGTCGTATATTGCGGACTGGCGATAAAACAGTTAGTCGGTTACCTTCAAGATACCCAAGGTCTTGGTAAGTTGCCATGAATGCACGAGGATGATAGGTTGGTGCGAGGATGTCTTGTCCTGTGAAACTTACAGTGCAACGTAACTTGAGGAGAGAAAGTAGGGTAGGCATGACATCAATCTGCGAGCATATAGTTTCAATCTTTCTTGGTTGGAGAATAGCTGGCGCATAGATGAGGCATGGAATATGGTAGCGGTCTATAGGAAGTGATGTTTTTCCAGCACTGGATGCACAGTGATCAGCAATAACTACGAATACAGTATTCTGGAACCATGCTTTCTTTCGGGCGTCATTAATGAATTTACCGATTGCATAGTCTGTATATTTTACTGCGGCTTCTCTTGTGTTAGGGTCACCGTCTACTTTAATTCTGCCACTGGGATAGGTGTAAGGGCGATGGTTGCTCGTGGTCATAATCTGTGCGAAGAAAGGAAGCTTCGACTGATAGTTCTTATCGAATACTTGTAAGCTCTTGTTGAAGATATCTTCATCACAGACACCCCAAATGTTTGCGAATGTTACTTGATTGTTCGGTATGTCCTTTCGGTCTATTACCTCGTAGCCATTATGACTGAAGAAGTCGCCCATGTTATCGAAATAACTATCTCCGCCATAGATGAATTGCGGTTTGTACCCCAAGTGAGAAAGGATACGACCTATTGATAAGTTCCCCATTCGATTAGCTTTTCGCTTGATGATGCTCTCTCCTGCACTCGGTGGAATGCAAAGAGATAATGCTTCTAATCCTCTAACAGTTCTGTTTCCTGCTGCGTATAGACTGTCAAAGACAATACTCCCTTGCATGAGCTTGTCAAGTTGTGGGGTAAGGTTCTCTTTGTTTCCATATCGAGTAAGGAAATCAGCACTTAGGCTTTCTACTGTTATTAAGACGATGTTAGGGCGTTGTGGCGCAAGGGACTCTCCAATCGCCTTCTTTCCCTCATCATTAAGTCCACTTAATTGACGATACTGAGACACACATTGTTGTTTGGGTAACATGGTATAGAACTTATCATACTCTAACATGTTACTCTGGAAAGCAATGACAAAGTCGCAGGCTCCGTTTTGTTCAAGTTGAGTAACGTATTGATTGTTACTTTGTAGAGCATGGGTGCCTTGTAAGATAAAATATGAGCTTATTGCTAAGACCATATATATAGAAAGGTGTATAAGAAACTTCTTCGCATTGTAAAGATGAGTAACCTTTAGCTTGTAATGTCGCGATTGAAGGAAGATAATTGCAGCTGTTAAGAGTAATGTAATGCCAATCAACGGAACAATAGAATAAGACTCCATGATGTTCCCAATAACTTCGTGAGTGTAGACGAGATAGTCTACTGCAATGAAATTATATCTTACGCCAAACTCTCCCCAGAAGATGTATTCTCCTGCTGTGACGCAAAGTAATAAGAAAACATATACAGCCCAAGTTATATAGAGGGAGATCTTACGCCATGCTTCTCTTGTTCTTGGAATGAAAAAGCGTATGGAGAAACTGAATAGTTTCCATCCGAGGAATATTCGTGCAATCTTTGGTGCGCCGCCTCTATATTCGTGGAAGATGGTATGGAAGAATAATACGTAGGCAAAGGCGATAGTTAGTAGAAGTTCAATGATCCATCCTGTGACGCGATGATATTTAGCTTCATTTAGCCCAAGGTTTATAATTTGCAATGGTAAGGCAAGCAAAATTGCCATACAAATGTCTGTTACGAAGCCAACACTTAAGAATCTGATTATCTCCCAGAAAGAGAAAGAAGAATCTTCGGGGACATTCCACATTAAGATAATTCTTAGGATGAATCCAATGAGTAGATACAGTTTTAAAAATCGTGTTCCAATGA
Protein-coding regions in this window:
- a CDS encoding DUF3467 domain-containing protein yields the protein MDNNNQNQEGQQLQIDLSPEIAKGVYTNFQIISHSSSEFVLDFATLLPGVPKATVTSRVIIAPEHALRLLAALQDNVVRYEKEFGKIDRHEPEQEPRTIAPFGPGKVDA
- a CDS encoding LTA synthase family protein, with product MDKRTNVITKNPINFIGTRFLKLYLLIGFILRIILMWNVPEDSSFSFWEIIRFLSVGFVTDICMAILLALPLQIINLGLNEAKYHRVTGWIIELLLTIAFAYVLFFHTIFHEYRGGAPKIARIFLGWKLFSFSIRFFIPRTREAWRKISLYITWAVYVFLLLCVTAGEYIFWGEFGVRYNFIAVDYLVYTHEVIGNIMESYSIVPLIGITLLLTAAIIFLQSRHYKLKVTHLYNAKKFLIHLSIYMVLAISSYFILQGTHALQSNNQYVTQLEQNGACDFVIAFQSNMLEYDKFYTMLPKQQCVSQYRQLSGLNDEGKKAIGESLAPQRPNIVLITVESLSADFLTRYGNKENLTPQLDKLMQGSIVFDSLYAAGNRTVRGLEALSLCIPPSAGESIIKRKANRMGNLSIGRILSHLGYKPQFIYGGDSYFDNMGDFFSHNGYEVIDRKDIPNNQVTFANIWGVCDEDIFNKSLQVFDKNYQSKLPFFAQIMTTSNHRPYTYPSGRIKVDGDPNTREAAVKYTDYAIGKFINDARKKAWFQNTVFVVIADHCASSAGKTSLPIDRYHIPCLIYAPAILQPRKIETICSQIDVMPTLLSLLKLRCTVSFTGQDILAPTYHPRAFMATYQDLGYLEGNRLTVLSPVRNIRQYIVRPLHDGTFEEQPTKQMNQELIRKAQAYYQYTNLYVKAQ